The DNA sequence GCTCAATATTTAAACGATAGTACGAGAATAGTTGTGCCTCATAAGAAATTACACTAAAAGTGGTTTAAGACCTAAAAGCAAGCAAAGCTAATGTAAAATTGTCGGTCTGACCTTGGTTCTATTAGGTCAGTATCGCTAGAGCAGGCTGTAAATAAATATCTAATATTCTTCAATTAGAACTTACTTTCTTTTTCTATAAATATGAACAAGATTAATTATTAGGATACAAAAAAACACCCAAAAAAGACCAGCCACATACCCTCCTGCTATATCAGTAGGAAAATGTACACCTAAATAAATTCGACTAATTCCGATACTCAAAATTATTAGTATAAAAACTACAATCAAACTGGTTTTGAAAAAAATATTCATCTTGAAGGTAGAAACCAAATATATTAAAAAGCCATAAAAAGCCATCGCACTCATAGCATGACCACTTGGATAACTCAATGTAGTTACAGAAACCAAGTGTTCTATATCTGGTCTAGCTCTGTCGATAAAACGTTTGAGCATGATATTAGAAGCAGACGAAATTAATAAGACACTTGTTATTTGAATAACATATTTCCACTTTTTAAATGCTAAATAAGTAATTAGAGTAAACAAAGCAAGTGCGATTAAATAACCATTACGATCACCTATATGAGTTATAAAAGTAAAATACTTAGTAAGTACGGGTGTCCGAAAAGATATAATATAATCTGCGATTTGTTTATCATAATCAGCTAATAAATCTTTCTTTAGGTGTTCTGTAAGCTCAATAAATATATTCATTCCACCTACAACAACAATAAAAGCTATTATGGCAGTAATAATATAAGATAAATTAGGATTGTCTTTATTAAATATACTTAATAAAATACTTCTTAGTTTTCGTATAAAGTCTTTTAGTATTTGTTTCATTTTCATGTTTTTTTATTGAGTATAGAGCTTGAACTTGTTTAAGAATGGTTTTCTAGCGCAAGATTCCATCTTGTGCTTACCGTTTCGTCAGCATATACTGACGAACTGAAAATCGGCGTAGCCAAAAAGTGCGTCCAAGCAGAATGCTTGAACGAGAAATAATAAATAAAACTTACCCTATATTTCATTCAAGCTACTTTCGTCCATTGGCTTCGCCGACTTTCAGGTCTTAAACAACTTCTTTAAAAAAATAGCCCAATTCCAAAATATATTAAAGCATCTTCTTTTGAATGACCATAATCAAGTGATATAATTCCGAGTTCACATTAAATAAAGAAACAAAACAATACTTTATCAAGAAATAACTTCACGAAAATCCTAACAAAGAAACTTTATTTCTTCAACCCAATTACTCGTTTAGCAATGTCTTTTGCAGCATCTGGGCGAGCAAAATTTTTGATATTAGCTTTTAGTTTTTTCTGTTGGTTTTCATCATTTAAAACATAAATTAGACTTGGAATGAGTCTTTCATCAGCTTCATTATCTTTGATGAGCATAGCAGCATCTTCTTTGGCAAGTGCCATTGCATTTTTGGTTTGGTGGTCTTCAGCTACGTTTGGTGAAGGAATCAAAATGGCAGGTTTTTCTACTAAAGTCAGTTCAGAAATCGTCAAAGCACCAGCACGCCCTACCACGACATCGGCACATTGATAGGCTTTTTTCATATCATAGATAAAATCACTCACAAAAAGATTGGGATGCTCTAAAAGATTCTTTTCCTTTAGTTTTTCCTTCATTTTATCAATGTAAAACTTTCCTGTCTGCCATATCAGTTGAAAATTATTATCTAAAATCGTTTGAATCCCATTCAAAATAGCTTCATTGATGACTTTTGCTCCACCACTTCCTCCCATTACCAAGATGGTTTTTTTGTCATTTTTTAAATTGAAATAATCAAAATCAGTTTGTGTAGCATTCGGCAAATCTTTCAAATCTGAACGCACAGGATTTCCTGTAAACTGTATTTTTTCTTTTGGAAAATAACTTTCCATATTCGGATACGCCACACAGATTGCATCTACTTGTCTTGAAAGAAGTTTGTTGGTTAGTCCTGCATGTCCATTTTGTTCTTGTATAAGCGTCGGAATGTTCATTGTCGCTGCCACTTGTAAGACTGCCCCACTCGCATATCCTCCTGTTCCGACTACAACATCTGGGTTAAATTCTTTGATTACATTTCTTGCTTGATTCAGACTACCTAACAATCGAACAGGGAATTTTAAGTTTTCTAGGATATTTTTAGGAGAGAAACTGCGTTGCAATCCACGAATTGGAAGACCAACCACACGATAACCAGCCTTGGGCACTTTCTCCATTTCCATTTTTCCCTCTGCTCCCACAAACAGAATCTCTGTATTTGGGTTAGATTCTTTTAAAGCATCAGCAATGGCAATTCCAGGATAAATATGTCCACCTGTTCCACCTCCACTTATAATTACTCGCATGATTTGTTCTGATTTTGTAGCTTATTTTATTTTATTATGAATGAAATGTAAAACTACAAACTCTCTTTCAATCTAGCTAGTTTTTA is a window from the Bernardetia sp. genome containing:
- a CDS encoding phosphatase PAP2 family protein, whose product is MKQILKDFIRKLRSILLSIFNKDNPNLSYIITAIIAFIVVVGGMNIFIELTEHLKKDLLADYDKQIADYIISFRTPVLTKYFTFITHIGDRNGYLIALALFTLITYLAFKKWKYVIQITSVLLISSASNIMLKRFIDRARPDIEHLVSVTTLSYPSGHAMSAMAFYGFLIYLVSTFKMNIFFKTSLIVVFILIILSIGISRIYLGVHFPTDIAGGYVAGLFWVFFCILIINLVHIYRKRK
- the murG gene encoding undecaprenyldiphospho-muramoylpentapeptide beta-N-acetylglucosaminyltransferase, with protein sequence MRVIISGGGTGGHIYPGIAIADALKESNPNTEILFVGAEGKMEMEKVPKAGYRVVGLPIRGLQRSFSPKNILENLKFPVRLLGSLNQARNVIKEFNPDVVVGTGGYASGAVLQVAATMNIPTLIQEQNGHAGLTNKLLSRQVDAICVAYPNMESYFPKEKIQFTGNPVRSDLKDLPNATQTDFDYFNLKNDKKTILVMGGSGGAKVINEAILNGIQTILDNNFQLIWQTGKFYIDKMKEKLKEKNLLEHPNLFVSDFIYDMKKAYQCADVVVGRAGALTISELTLVEKPAILIPSPNVAEDHQTKNAMALAKEDAAMLIKDNEADERLIPSLIYVLNDENQQKKLKANIKNFARPDAAKDIAKRVIGLKK